The following proteins come from a genomic window of Diorhabda carinulata isolate Delta chromosome X, icDioCari1.1, whole genome shotgun sequence:
- the LOC130900862 gene encoding putative pyridoxal-dependent decarboxylase domain-containing protein 2 — MTSTTKNSLGELAIEASEIVSRLEQAAEGLPIPETSHNQTTVFLGLEKKHTDDIIKIIHGLVSTDEEGEPLTFPSLDSVTKLVMISHSLAVYCGGLDRSIVQKLSTRFTTDTTRWIIQLFGFLDCSAFYHEDHLEGLVRVTRMMLHCKYPRYLEDGTLALNNSLPTIYSSVASPLGIVQHLCRQLGLPLACVRPVPVNTYFGSQYTMDVSALQKMLADDVTSGRTPLLVIADAGTPVTGHIDNISRIRELCKVHGTWLHVRGHSVAALALPNYNQKNGTMPPIADSLTLTLGSWLGIPGLPMVTLYRLWDASNNINRNKQVGVSRESTLPLLAGLNTDHQSRRILSLPLWTGLQNLGTEGVHSRIKEDFLASERLWSALDVFRQVRVLSPKPGGESGTYTVAELVAKPTTIPVLMESTACAVVFQFVPETNDGEYTSRVPPYYDKLNSWLGQILQLDAPQIPIDICELESAGVVLRYCPFENVCGQQPTTEEMQAFILCLEQQLVILKATVHHRESFVKLVDLSPVLKIVDLPDWAGLGGVRYCPEGWEQLLTDQAKEELNHLNMVLVDTLRSTDAAFSLGEGADGLMCVRFGMLTPESDVDKLLDLVVRVGQSVEENSRVLDSMSEIVKKGIETATLDLQKENEERLWQEGIVRHIPIVGTFVNWWSPKMKESGGIRGRSLNLTQGVVESTENIYKYHMQMGQGVAPGGITPPTPQIQTPIGGSHSRSSSHASASSQQSAIKSDSAIKLNSELSKLNLENISEKVNSVNKEIGLENNEKSHC; from the exons ATGACTTctactacaaaaaat agtCTAGGAGAATTAGCTATTGAAGCTTCAGAAATAGTTAGCCGGCTAGAGCAAGCAGCCGAAGGCTTACCTATACCTGAAACTTCCCACAATCAGACCACTGTATTTTTGGGATTAGAAAAGAAACATACAgatgatataattaaaattatacatgGACTCGTCAGTACTGATGAAGAAGGGGAGCCTCTTACCTTTCCTTCTTTGGATAGTGTTACCAAATTAGTAATGATTTCACATAGTTTAGCTGTTTATTGTGGAGGTTTGGATAGATCTATTGTACAGAAGTTGTCCACAAGATTTACTACAGATACTACAAGATGGATAATACAATTATTTgg ttttttggaTTGTTCAGCATTTTATCATGAAGATCATTTAGAGGGATTAGTAAGAGTGACACGCATGATGCTACATTGCAAATATCCAAGATATTTAGAAGATGGAACTCTTGCTTTAAATAACTCATTACCTACTATTTATAGTAGTGTTGCTAGTCCTCTTGGTATTGTTCAACATCTTTGTAGACAGCTAGGCCTACCTCTAGCATGTGTGAGACCTGTACCTGTCAACACATACTTTG GTTCTCAGTATACAATGGATGTATCAGCTTTGCAAAAAATGTTAGCTGATGATGTAACTTCTGGCCGAACTCCATTATTAGTTATAGCAGATGCAGGTACTCCTGTAACTGGTCACATTGACAATATTTCTAGAATAAGGGAACTATGTAAAGTCCATGGAACTTGGTTGCATGTTAGAGGACATAGTGTGGCAGCTTTGGCTCTACCAAATTACAATCAAAAGAATGGAACT ATGCCTCCAATTGCAGATAGTTTGACATTAACACTTGGAAGTTGGTTAGGAATCCCAGGACTACCTATGGTT ACACTTTACAGGTTATGGGATGCTTCTAATAATATAAATCGTAACAAACAAGTTGGGGTTAGTAGAGAGAGTACTCTTCCCTTATTAGCTGGATTAAATACCGATCATCAAAGTAGAAGAATACTTTCTCTGCCTTTATGGACAGGATTACAGAACCTTGGAACAGAAGGTGTGCATTCCAGAATTAAAGAAGATTTTTTGGCTAGTGAAAGACTGTGGTCTGCTTTGGACGTTTTTCGACAAGTTAGAGTTTTG AGTCCAAAACCTGGAGGAGAAAGTGGCACATACACAGTGGCAGAACTAGTTGCGAAGCCAACTACTATTCCA GTTTTAATGGAGTCTACAGCTTGTGCAGTAGTTTTCCAATTTGTCCCTGAAACAAACGATGGAGAATACACTTCCAGAGTTCCTCCATATTATGACAAACTTAATTCTTGGTTAGGTCAAATTCTTCAACTTGACGCTCCACAAATTCCTATAGACATTTGTGAATTGGAGAGTGCAGGTGTGGTGCTTCGATACTGTCCATTCGAAAATGTCTGTGGTCAACAACCAACTACAGAAGAAATGCAAGCTTTTATTTTATGTCTAGAACAAcaattagttattttaaaagCTACTGTGCATCATAGAGAGAGCTTTGTGAAGTTAGTTGATCTTTCACCTGTGCTTAAGATTGTTGATTTACCTGACTGGGCTG GTTTGGGAGGAGTTCGATACTGTCCTGAAGGCTGGGAACAATTGCTGACTGATCAAGCCAAAGAAGAACTTAACCATTTGAATATGGTTCTAGTTGATACACTCAGATCAACTGATGCTGCATTTTCACTGGGAGAAGGTGCTGACGGTTTGATGTGTGTTCGTTTCGGAATGTTAACTCCCGAATCTGACGTCGATAAATTATTGGATCTAGTCGTAAGAGTTGGACAGTCTGTCGAGGAAAATTCTAGGGTCTTAGATTCTATGAGTGAGATCGTTAAGAAAG gtATTGAAACGGCAACATTAGATCTCCAAAAAGAGAATGAAGAAAGGTTATGGCAAGAAGGAATTGTGCGACATATACCAATTGTAGGTACTTTTGTAAATTGGTGGTCTCCCAAAATGAAAGAGAGTGGAGGAATTCGAGGCCGTAGCCTTAACCTTACTCAAGGAGTGGTTGAATCTACggaaaatatttacaagtaCCATATGCAAATGGGCCAAGGCGTCGCTCCTGGAGGAATAACTCCTCCAACACCACAAATTCAAACACCAATTGGAGGCAGTCATTCAAGGTCTAGTAGTCACGCATCAGCTTCAAGTCAGCAATCAGCTATCAAATCTGATAGTGCAATTAAATTGAACAGTGAGCTTtctaaattaaatttggaaaatatttcagaGAAAGTCAATAGTGTGAATAAGGAAATAGGTTTAGAGAATAATGAAAAGAGTCATTGTTAA
- the LOC130900863 gene encoding ubiquitin carboxyl-terminal hydrolase nonstop isoform X1, producing MSAKGCHHLQVFKKNHSNLDNLKWIHAVFVVTDSPRNRKAKICNAYCRTCRKRGPLLHVCLECVYFGCHKHIRDHTKHQKHLMSMELCYGQIHCSSCNDYIYDAQVDEITMQNKMQSKLFRKSMGFRLFEWTSWDATEEEKELLHHRTKKICITPESTIGLRGLLNLGKTCFVNCIIQALIHTPLLRDYFLTERHKCNTAAGACVVCEVSKIFQEFYRGSRVPLALHKLLHLTWIHATHLAGYKQQDAHEFFIETLNILHKHCLDNMQKNSEVVQMENDKCPCIIDQIFTGGLQSDLVCKKCNGVSTKIDPIWDFSLDLGPVSVGGRQPSSLHECLERFTRTEVLEQMEKIFCSNCQSYEESTKQFTMKTLPIVVSFHLKRFQHINEVEKKISTVISFPEMLDMTPFMSRSKEQSPYPIDNRYSLFAVIIHLGATINMGHYIAYVRQQHDYWYKCDDDVIMRANLKEVLGSEGYLLFYHKHVLGYE from the exons atgaGTGCCAAAGGTTGCCATCATTTGCaagtttttaagaaaaatcattCTAATTTGGATAACCTAAAATGGATTCATGCTGTTTTTGTTGTGACGGATAGTCCAAGAAATCGAAAAGCgaag atttgtaATGCTTATTGCAGAACTTGTAGAAAGCGAGGCCCCTTATTACATGTTTGTCTAGAATGTGTCTATTTTGGTTGCCATAAACATATAAGGGATCATACAAAGCATCAAAAGCATTTGATGTCTATGGAACTTTGTTATGGGCAAATACACTGTTCATCTTGTAATGATTACATCTATGATGCTCAAGTTGATGAAATAACTATGCAAAATAAGATGCAATCTAAATTGTTTAGAAAAAg TATGGGTTTCAGATTATTTGAATGGACATCTTGGGATGcaacagaagaagaaaaagaattaCTCCATCACAGAACAAAGAAAATTTGTATAACTCCAGAATCTACAATAGGTTTGAGAGGGTTATTAAACTTAGGAAAAACTTGTTTCGTCAATTGCATTATACAAGCTTTAATACATACTCCGTTATTAAGAGATTATTTTCTTACTGAAAGACATAAATGCAACACTGCAGCTGGTGCATGTGTTGTCTGTGAAGTGTCCAAAATTTTTCAG GAATTTTACAGAGGATCTCGGGTACCATTAGCACTTCACAAATTACTGCATTTAACATGGATCCATGCGACTCATCTTGCTGGATATAAACAACAAGATGctcatgaattttttatagaaaccCTAAACATTCTTCATAAACATTGTTTGGATAATATGCAAAAAAACAGTGAAGTTGTTCAAATGGAAAATGACAAATGTCCCTGTATTATCGATCAGATTTTTACTGGTGGTCTACAAAGTGATTTGGTGTGTAAAAAATGCAA TGGTGTTTCTACTAAAATTGATCCAATTTGGGATTTTTCCTTGGATTTGGGACCTGTATCAGTTGGTGGCAGACAACCTTCTTCTCTACATGAATGTTTGGAAAGATTCACAAGAACTGAAGTTTTGGAGCAAatggagaaaatattttgttcaaactgTCAATCTTATGAAGAATCAACAAAACAGTTTACAATGAAAACCCTTCCTATAGTCGTTAGTTTTCATTTGAAACGTTTTCAGCACATTAATGAG gttgagaaaaaaatatcaacagtCATATCATTTCCAGAAATGTTAGACATGACACCTTTTATGAGTCGAAGCAAAGAACAGTCGCCCTATCCTATTGACAATAGATATTCTCTATTTGCTGTTATTATTCACTTAGGTGCAACTATTAACATGGGTCACTACATAGCCTATGTAAGACAACAACATGATTATTGGTACAAATGTGATGATGATGTCATTATGAGAGCGAATTTAAAGGAAGTGCTTGGTTCAGAAGG GTATCTCCTCTTCTATCACAAGCACGTATTGGgctatgaataa
- the LOC130900863 gene encoding ubiquitin carboxyl-terminal hydrolase nonstop isoform X2 yields the protein MSAKGCHHLQVFKKNHSNLDNLKWIHAVFVVTDSPRNRKAKICNAYCRTCRKRGPLLHVCLECVYFGCHKHIRDHTKHQKHLMSMELCYGQIHCSSCNDYIYDAQVDEITMQNKMQSKLFRKRLFEWTSWDATEEEKELLHHRTKKICITPESTIGLRGLLNLGKTCFVNCIIQALIHTPLLRDYFLTERHKCNTAAGACVVCEVSKIFQEFYRGSRVPLALHKLLHLTWIHATHLAGYKQQDAHEFFIETLNILHKHCLDNMQKNSEVVQMENDKCPCIIDQIFTGGLQSDLVCKKCNGVSTKIDPIWDFSLDLGPVSVGGRQPSSLHECLERFTRTEVLEQMEKIFCSNCQSYEESTKQFTMKTLPIVVSFHLKRFQHINEVEKKISTVISFPEMLDMTPFMSRSKEQSPYPIDNRYSLFAVIIHLGATINMGHYIAYVRQQHDYWYKCDDDVIMRANLKEVLGSEGYLLFYHKHVLGYE from the exons atgaGTGCCAAAGGTTGCCATCATTTGCaagtttttaagaaaaatcattCTAATTTGGATAACCTAAAATGGATTCATGCTGTTTTTGTTGTGACGGATAGTCCAAGAAATCGAAAAGCgaag atttgtaATGCTTATTGCAGAACTTGTAGAAAGCGAGGCCCCTTATTACATGTTTGTCTAGAATGTGTCTATTTTGGTTGCCATAAACATATAAGGGATCATACAAAGCATCAAAAGCATTTGATGTCTATGGAACTTTGTTATGGGCAAATACACTGTTCATCTTGTAATGATTACATCTATGATGCTCAAGTTGATGAAATAACTATGCAAAATAAGATGCAATCTAAATTGTTTAGAAAAAg ATTATTTGAATGGACATCTTGGGATGcaacagaagaagaaaaagaattaCTCCATCACAGAACAAAGAAAATTTGTATAACTCCAGAATCTACAATAGGTTTGAGAGGGTTATTAAACTTAGGAAAAACTTGTTTCGTCAATTGCATTATACAAGCTTTAATACATACTCCGTTATTAAGAGATTATTTTCTTACTGAAAGACATAAATGCAACACTGCAGCTGGTGCATGTGTTGTCTGTGAAGTGTCCAAAATTTTTCAG GAATTTTACAGAGGATCTCGGGTACCATTAGCACTTCACAAATTACTGCATTTAACATGGATCCATGCGACTCATCTTGCTGGATATAAACAACAAGATGctcatgaattttttatagaaaccCTAAACATTCTTCATAAACATTGTTTGGATAATATGCAAAAAAACAGTGAAGTTGTTCAAATGGAAAATGACAAATGTCCCTGTATTATCGATCAGATTTTTACTGGTGGTCTACAAAGTGATTTGGTGTGTAAAAAATGCAA TGGTGTTTCTACTAAAATTGATCCAATTTGGGATTTTTCCTTGGATTTGGGACCTGTATCAGTTGGTGGCAGACAACCTTCTTCTCTACATGAATGTTTGGAAAGATTCACAAGAACTGAAGTTTTGGAGCAAatggagaaaatattttgttcaaactgTCAATCTTATGAAGAATCAACAAAACAGTTTACAATGAAAACCCTTCCTATAGTCGTTAGTTTTCATTTGAAACGTTTTCAGCACATTAATGAG gttgagaaaaaaatatcaacagtCATATCATTTCCAGAAATGTTAGACATGACACCTTTTATGAGTCGAAGCAAAGAACAGTCGCCCTATCCTATTGACAATAGATATTCTCTATTTGCTGTTATTATTCACTTAGGTGCAACTATTAACATGGGTCACTACATAGCCTATGTAAGACAACAACATGATTATTGGTACAAATGTGATGATGATGTCATTATGAGAGCGAATTTAAAGGAAGTGCTTGGTTCAGAAGG GTATCTCCTCTTCTATCACAAGCACGTATTGGgctatgaataa